TTACACTGAATACAAAATGCATTATTCTGTTAAGACCGAATCATGAAGAGGTTAAAAAGCACCATCTGGCACTTTTCCACTCACAAAAGATACTCTTAAATCTCAAATGCTACCTAATTGTCTGGGTTGATTTGCCAATTAAGAAATCTTCCACTAATAGTGTAATTTGTGCATTGTATTtcagttaaaataaaaaaaatatcaataaagtatccgtgctttattttaatgaacacatttttttttctcatatgAGATGTACATGTGCCCATCTTGGTGAATGAAGACTTAATAACTTAAGCCTGTTTACTTTGTAGCATTGAATTTGGGTCATAAATATCCAGATTAAGTTGGTGCATCACCTTGTCTAAGACCTGAATTAAAACCTGTTCAAGAAACCAGCCCAAGATGTACTAGTGTGGTGGATTCTGTTAACGTTGGCCAAACATTAACCCTTGACCACCACTGAATTGGTACTGCTGGTAACAGCATCAAATTCGCAGACGCCTGACAACGTTACGGACATAGATTTCAACAGGCAAGATTTTACAGACCCAAGATGTGACTTTTGGTTGTCAATACACGACTGCGCTAATTTATAAGTCGTTGTAAAATGCCCCCGTCGTGTTGTGAAGGAGAGGCGGGGAGTTCTCAGGCTCTCGGCCGGCCCTGCTCCTAATGCATATAAACCCAGCGACTGCTGCAAGGTTCTCATTATGCAACACTTCTACACTGGCCTTTTACAACACTCTCTACTGTCGGAAACATTAGGGAGGGGTGGACACGACTGGCACTTGAGGGGAAAATGctgtttttaaagaatttaGTAATGTTTTAATAGCCTAACTGAAACTGGGCAAATGCTGTTCACCAAAGGTACAGTCAAAGTAATCATACTTTTATAATGTACTCGATACATTTTAGATTCTAGTATCTGGAGAACATGTTTCAGTGCACTCTCATATGACCAAATTATATACGAGGTTACTGAGCTGTTGAATTAGAAACGGCCAAACTGACATAATATGCACGATATGGCATTTCATTGCACTGCGTGTTTCTGTAAAACCTTAAGATAAACGTTTAAGGATTTGCTATAAATAGCCAGGTACAACACACAGAACTcgtccgagtgtgtgtgtgtgtgtgtgtgtgtgtgtgtgtgtgtgtgtgtgtgtgtgtgttgcagcggGCTGGAGCGCGAGCGCGGCGCGAGCCCCTCCCTGTCGGTGGAGCAGCGACGCTCCTTTAATTTCATTGTTCACGAATAGCGACGCAGCGGATCAAACGTCCTGCGCTGCGAGCCCACTTTTCTCATGCTAATCAGTGACTACCTCTCACTTACGCGTGGGGTTTAGAGATGCAAAAAAGCAAAGCACACGGAGTGGCCATTCATAAGTTATCCTAAAGAGGACTACGCGAGGTTGATGTTATTTGAAGGAACTTCGCACTACGCTCCTGACGTTTACGGGAGGTCCACACGTATAGATGTGGGCACTTTGAACTAGTTCGATATTACTGATCTGGGGTTTTTAAACTAGGATGCACAGAGCGGAAAACATCGAAGATATCCGCAACGGCTGATATTTCGGAAAGAAACTTGATTGTGAACTCTTAGTCTGCTTGAACTCAGTTGGGGTGAAGCGTGTAACATATCGTTTAAGAATTTAAGCTGCATAACTTAATCTTCAGTCTGGTAGTTTTACAAGATGCCCGACTTGCGGATACTGTTCTTTGCACTGTGTTGTGTTCACCCCACGCGGTCATCGTCGTGTCCTCCTGGCTGCGAATGTTCGGAAGCCGCGCAAACTGTTAAATGTGTTTCTAAGGATCTTCGGGTCGTACCGACCGGCATTCCTGGTTACACGAGGAATTTGTTCATCACGGGTAACCAAATTAGGCGGATTGGTCCACAGTCATTCAAGGGACTTGACAATGTGACAACGTTATCGCTCAGCAACAACAGGTAAAAAGACACTGGCAGTATGCATTTAATGATACATTTtcttttattaattattaaaagTCTGCCTTTTGTTTGTTATTGTGCTTTTATGCATCAGCTAATTATTTTATTGATATTTACTGGTTCAACAGAAAGTCTCaaagatatatatatttacatttttgccTGCTTGGTTATGTTGTAGACTGCAAAGTGATAGCATTTGATTCTATTTTCCTGTGATGTAGAATATCTGAGGTGGAGTcacacaccttctccaccctaCGAAGCCTCAGATCGCTGGACCTGAGCAGCAACCAGCTGGCACTGATCCACCCCGAGGCTTTCACGGTGCAGAGCGGCgtgctgagagagctgaatctcaGCAGGGCGCTTTAtaaccactcctccatcaccgACCTGGCCACGGCGCTGCGCTGGAGCGCTCTCGAGGGTCTGCTGGGCTTGGACCTGTCCAGCAACAGCCTGGTCTACTTGCCCCCTCGCGTCTTCTCTCACCTGAGCGCCTTGCGTCGTCTTCAGCTGGCCAACAACTCCATCGTGTCGATCCACAACGAGACCTTCTCTGGTCTGGAGTACCTTGAGGAGCTGGACCTCAGTCTTAATTCCCTTAAAACCTTCCAGGAAGAAGGGCTGGCAGAGTTGGAGCACCTGCCCCGGGCAAAGCTCAACCTGGGGCAGAACCCCTACACTTGTAGCTGTGGAATCGAGCCCTTCGCAGCCTGGCTCAACACGTCGCAGggcagggtggtggaggtggagcgcCTGGTCTGCGTCTTCCCCGTTGAGCTGCGCAACACGTCTCTGCTGACGGCGGCGGGGCTGGCGCTGGGTTGCCACCGGGGGGGCGAGGGCGACAGCCTGGCCCTGCAGACCTCCTATGTCTTCTTGGGCATAGTGCTGGGCTTCGTGGGCCTCATGTTCCTCTTCGTGCTTTACCTCAATCGCAAAGGCATCAAGAAGCGCATCTATGACCTGCGCGACACCTGcagggaggtgtgggagggatATCACTACCGGTACGAGATCGACTCCGACCCCCGGCTGGCCCAGGTCTCCACCACTGCAGATGTGTGATTTGGACTCTCGCTGTTGTGGCCTAAGCTCTTCCAAGCCAAGCTCCTCATCTGAACTTGTTTTCTAGAACATTTATATTGGGAGGAAATTATGTGTCTTGTAAATACACTGACATGTTGCTATTAAAGTAGTTTTGTTTCCAGTCTATGAAAAGCATGCACTGCCTTTTCAAGTTTTCAGGAACCATTATAATACCCTGTGCACCCAGTTCCTGGCTTATGAATGGCATCCCTCCCTTCAAATTCACTCAAAGCATTGTCAGCCAGACGAGGCCGACCTGCTGGATTACCCCATTAAAAAACAGATGCATTCCCTCTGCTTTCTACTGTCCACCCTATGCAGAATCAGAATACAGCTAAGTGCCTTGGTCAAACATGGGTCTCAGACATCATGGCCACTGACATTCCATCCAGATCCGAGGTACATTGCAGCCTTGATGGGAAGGAACCATCAGCAAGCACATTGATTTTTAAAGCTTTGGGTGCAATCCTACTGCATGCTATTGCTGCATGTTCCTGTGAGGCCTGTTGAGTGGTCGAGCTGCATGGCGATCAGCCTGCAAGGCCTCTCTGTCCACGTGCCCACGGGGAGCCTGCAAAGAATGTGGCGCCCTTTCTCCCCGGAGCATTCCAGCATGAGCATAACCTCTTCTAAGCTCTCTGCGGAGCTGAGGAGAAACACGCTTCCTTTGTGCAGGATAAACCAAGGGAGGGAAAGAAATGAAAAGGAGGATCTTTCGTGAAAGGGAACCAGCTGTGGAAGTCTctggtcctctctctctctctctctctctctctctctctctctctcgctttttTTCGGAAGAaacttttgctttgtttttattCCTCTCATTTTTATTGTCAGGATGATGAGAACCAGCCCAGGATGAAGGCTGCTGAAGACAGCAGTGGGCCTGCTGGCCCTTTGAAGCCACGGCCTGGCTCAACTCCTAGTACGCTCAGCAGCTTTTTCTGTTTAAGGGGACTTTGTGGTGATAAGATACAGATGAAACTGGGACGGCCATGCTTAAGGGtccactttctttttctaagtACAGACATGTTCCTGATGTGATAGAGATCAATAACAGAGACTTGGGCATTATGGTTTTGGACATGTTTTTCTTCTCAAAACATTGCCAATGAGTGTGGCATTGTGTGGCATTTTGAAATGAATGACTTGGTCCAAGCGCTACTCACACACGTAGAAAGGGTTTCACTGAGAAGACTGGCCCACCCTTGAATTAAATCAGAATGTTAAGGATATTCCCTTAAATCTGGTTTCCTAAAAGTGTCATAGTACAAAAGTTATTGTAAGATGTTTAGAGTATCATTTGTTATGAAACTTTGAAGCCAGACTAGATTATTTTACCACAAAATGTTAATTCGTGCCTATAAAAGACAGTAAGAGAGTCTCTGCAGAAACCTGGTCTTCCAAAGTGGTTTATTGAAGCTCTTTCACTTTCATTAATAGTACAAAGCCATCAATGTGCAATTAACTAGCTATAACTGAATATTTCAGTAAAGAGAAAGTAATGATGCTTGCAATTTGTCAAATGCAAAAACTCTTTACTGAATTATTTCACATTTATGAGGTGTCCATGTATATCATGAATCAAATAGACAAACTCAGTGGGCAGAGTTTCTTCTGCATGCTTAATAAAATTTAGAAATTTAAATTTCTGCCTGTGTCCCTTTTCTTTGATAATCACAAGAGATAATTTTTCTTTAATCCATTCATTATTCAGAACTTTTTAATCCGTTCCATATTTATAGACAGGCTCTGTAAAAATTCAGCTTTTTCTAAAATCTGAAGCAATTGCACCACAAGAGTCCCTTGGAAAGGCCCTGAGATATACCCGATACTTCACAAAAATATTATTACTTCATTTATACAATATGCCTGTTGTGTTTCTGTTTCATTTTGACTGTTCAGTTTTCAAAGTAAATGAATGGATGAAATGGGATATTTACATGGTGATAAGAAAACAAGTAAGCCGACTGCAGTCATACAAAGGACTGCTCAACTAGCTCATAGTAAATGTGCTGAAGTGGGCTTTGTCTTCTTGGTGCTACGATGCCTTGTGATAGTAGCTCACCACATGCTCATCCACAAAGGACTCATTATATGACCTTACACATACAGTCTGTGCTCTGCCAGTGGTCAGTGGTGTGGCGAAAGCGCTCTGAGAGAACTGCTGTCATTCTCAAAATGGCAGCTTAAATAAAATCAGTTTGTAGGTTCCTTTTGCCTGTTTTAAGCCATGAGTAATATCTAGCATGTGAACTCCAGAGACAGGAATGTTTTCGACACCTCAAATGGTGAGGTGCTGTCAGGAGCATTAGAGGTCAAACCAAACAGTAGGCTCCAGAGAGGTTACTGGAGGTGTTCTGTATCAGAGTCTGTATGTGGCAGAGGTGTTCTGGACACACACTGAGCTTTGACTTTGAGTAACAGGACGTTTTTCAGTACAGGCAAATCAAGTTTCATTGCACGTTACAACAATTTGTCTGAAGTGATGAACAAAAGTTCAAATCAAAATGAGCAGATAAAATAGATCCAAGTGATAGAACTGTATTAGCAAAAAAAATCAACAagagaataataaataaaagtaacAAAGTATTAAAGTATGAGTATtaaaattactcataaaaataATGTTTTCAAATTAAACAAGGAGACACAGCAGACCTTGCATAAGGAGACAGACCAAAGAGAAAAGATAGGTCTTAATGCAGGATATGAAAGGGCCAAGTGAAGGAGAAAACCTGGCAGAAAGTGATAGACTGTTCCATACAAATCCCAGAAAAAACACAGTCTCTTTTCAACTGCAACCAAGGAATATTCAAAACcagtttgtttgaagacctaAGAGGTCTAGAGGCAGAATGGGAAATATTTagcatttaaaataataaataacacattcatttttaaatgtaactaGCAGACAATGAAGATCTCCAGTGCATGAGATATATTGTCTCTTTTCCTGGTACCACTTAGGAAACATGCTGCTTTTTGGAGCAGCAGGAGGCATGAGAGAAAAGTCCCAGAAAATTCCATTAGTCAAGATGAGATTAAATAAAGGCATACGACCACAATCTTCAAGTTAACCCAATGGAAAGGCTTTTATTTGCAGATGGTTCCAATCCAGGACAAAAATGCTCCTACTACAGAGTTAATTTGTTTGTCAAATTTTAAGTCCAAAAATAACACCAAGAGATTTTACATAGGTGTGTAGATTCCAGAACGAAAGGCCTAAGGTTCTTACTTATGTCTTTGAGGGTCCGGAGGAATCAAACACAGTGATGTCTGTATTGTTCTCAGAAGAATCATGCAATAAATAGCATTTAGCAACAGTAGGGTTATTTGTGTCCAGACACCCCTACATGGAAAATAAAGCCTATGGCTATAAATGAACTCCTGTTAAAGGTTATGGAAGACAGAGGGGTATGTAGTAAATCCGGTTAGTGCTTTAAAGAATACAGCATCCAATCTTAAATGCACTGGCTTGCATGGGTTCTGACATTGTAAGTCATACTGTAATCTATTGTGcactaaaatatataaaaacaacaGTAGCAGCAGTCTTGATGTCTGGAGGTTTTTGCTGTCTATTTTTATATATTGTACTGTGTCATGCAGGGTTAGAAAGCAGATCTCAATGTTCTTTTGAGATTTCTTAACAAATTGAAGAGGTGTTTCTGGCATATAGTTCACACAGCGGTACATGGTGGACAAAAGGCTTCCTTATTTATTAGCTATGCTAACCTGGACCATGAATGTAACAGTAACAGAACAAGACttggacacaacacacatcatGGTTGATCAAGTGCATTTCAGGTCAAAGTTGATGTAATAAAAGTCAATGCTATTCAGTGTTAGACTCAAAGTATTTTTAATATACTGTTTAATATGTGGTTTAATGAAACTTGGTTTTGACTAGCTGCTAGTAGCTGATGCCTTTTGAATTTACGGGGGATCTAGAGTCCTTACAAACTACTGCTGTCCTTAAAAACAGCTGAATAGTGCTGTGTGCACAATATTATGGCAGCCATGTTGGAATGTAAGAATAAACTCACCCAATTAGTCATGAACCCGTGATTATCCAGGGAGCTAAAAATGGTGTTTTGTTGCATTGTCTGCCTGGATGCCCTTACACTGAAGATTAATGTATTCTTTTCTCTCGCTAACAGGAAAGTCTGCTGAACAGACAACATTTTGTACAGCTTCTAATTTCTTTTGTTGTTTTGACATTCCGGCGAGGTGACTATTTAACGAGCTCAAAGCCATTTCAGTTGGCAAGACTGCTGTGCTGCTTCTGGGGCCTGCTCTGTTTTCCATGAAAGTGCTCTTTCATGAAGGCCCTTGAGCAGCTTCAccgttaaataataataaaaaacactcTGGGGATGTTTCTgctttgcttttctttttttgattTTCATATGTTGCAATTAGTCATTTATTTGTAGTTCTGTTGGGGTGACTTTTTTTGTGCAGAAACATCTTGGCACCATTAAGTACGTTTAATGGCCATGACAGAGAATATGACTTCAGAAGTGAATCCCACATCTGCGAAGAATTGAACATGTTAAAGGGAAACCCACAACAGTCATCGGCATGACGACAGCGACTAAGTGGCATCTGGCTTACTGTAGGGTTTGCATGGGAGGAAGAGCTGGGAGGGACAGACAGCTGTAAgccttttctgtctctttgatcctctttttaaaacatttctgtgttcgtttcagtcacatatttctatgctacatatatatttacagcATTTGACAGTTGTTTTTCTCCCCATACGGTTCCCTTCGTGCCTGTTACTCTGTCTAGGGTCATATTACTATAGGATCTTTGCCTTATGCATAAGTACCTGGGCAGTTTTGAAACCTTTACAGGCGATAGGCAACAGTCACAGCAGTCTAGTGTAGCAGCTCTGTGAGGACAGACACTGGTATTGCTCAAGCACCATTTCTCCCTAAGGAACCAGTCTGCAGCTCTCGGCAgtaatgaattacagggagctATGGATCGCATAGTGTAGTTTCAAACATGGTGCTTACAAGCTCCATTTCTATCTACGATCACACCAATTTCATACAAGAAAATAAAATGCTGCATCTAAAGTGACCTAAATTTTGAAGAGCAGTTCCAAACAGCTCCTGTTATTGTGAACGCAGCGCTAATGAATTCGACGTTCACATGCCCTTTGTGTGTCCCCCCCGACCAGTAAGATTATCGTGTTTACTCAGGTTAGTCTCTTCAGCCCTCACCAGGACATTCAACCAGCCCAATGACAAAGGGCAGCTCTAGGCACTCCTGGTTACTAGGGTTGTGTCCCATTGTCTGAGTGCTGGCTTGATCAATGAGCCCTTATTGTATTCTGAGGGTTGTAAAAGGAGGAGAGTTGGTACAGCTGGATAGAGCCATTAATGCCTCTCTGGTCCTATTCATCACTTTCCATATTGACTGTCATACGCGTACTCATGGGGCTACACTGGCATACGCTTaggatacacacactcaccctggtTGTTTTTACATTAACCTGCACGATAAGTAAATAATCTGCTTACACATATGTGTGTTTACGCGTGCACATGCATATATGctcaaagcaaaaacaaaatccAGCTACGCAATGTAAAATAGCACACTGAGTAAGTCCTTTCCAGTCATATCCGCGTGTGTGAATGCAAGAGAAATGTCATTGCTTCTCCATGTTATGGTGTTATGTGAGACAGTAATTCAACTGTAACAGTACAGAGAGTATACAATATGGAAACAAGCAAACAATTAAAAATTTTGAAGGTATTACTCAAACATCAGCACTCAGTCATTACACAGCCAAAACACTGGGGGTTAGTACTACACAAATCTGCAGCAGAATTGAAGAAAACTATGAATAGAATTCTATAATCATATTCAATGTATTGTATAAATGTATTCAATGTATTGTTTTAATCTAATGCATATAAATATTTAGCAAGACTAACCTACACTTTATAATTATATGCAAATATAATCAATATGCAAATGAACCTTCATGAAAATTGTTAAGTCATGGGAACATAATAAATGTGCTGTTTTGTATAACCGGGAAACACCAGACACGTTGCagcaaatatatacatacaagaAACAAGAAAATGTCTTGTTATATCTTTATTccaacatttatttatgccacaTGGCACATTGAAAGACATGCAAGATTTAAGAACTCAGCATAAAGATTATTTGCTTACAGTTAGCATCATCAAAGCATTTCACAGATATCCTTTCTGACACAATGTAAAGTCAAGCAATATAGTCACAAAACCCAGAATTTCCTCCAAGTTTGCACAAATATGAAAAACAGGTTCCAAAACCCAAACAAATGCATATGGAGCTCGAAGAAACCAACCACCACAATACAACCACTCAGTGACATCCTTACAGCCTGACTTCAGCCAAGCTTTTTGATCTGTGAGTGCACTCTAACTGTGCTTTGTTCTTGTAAGATGGCCTCCCCCAAGCCTCCTCAGgcctctccacccaccccaccccctctctgGAGCCTGTGTTGTGGGTGCTGAACCTCCTAACTTCCTACTGGTCTGATGTGTCTGACCAGGATGCTTGTAAGAACATTCGGTTTGCTGCGGTTGCGTGCATGTACATTGCATTTGGTCATTTCGCATCGGTACAGTGTCATTTTTAAGGACATTGATCACATGCTTTTTTTGTacaagaatgtaaaaaaaattgctTAATCTGCTATTTTATGTTTTGGTTTCTTTGGAGTGCATGTTTTTGTTATGTGTGTGGTCATTCAAATGGTTCTGAGAGGAAAGCACACATCATATCATTGACAGACTCAGTTCCACCCTGGACATATTCTTCAATGAGGTGCTCTGGGGGAAGAAATACTGAATGCTGAATTTGTAAAGATAAATCAGTCCAGTGTAACTAATGCACAATCAAGCTATCAATCAATAGGGCTTACCCTTAAGGAGCCTGGAAGATTAATGGGCCTCAGTCCTGCAGTTTGAGCGTTTATGCAGCGGCCC
This Brachyhypopomus gauderio isolate BG-103 chromosome 6, BGAUD_0.2, whole genome shotgun sequence DNA region includes the following protein-coding sequences:
- the tpbg1b gene encoding trophoblast glycoprotein a, producing the protein MPDLRILFFALCCVHPTRSSSCPPGCECSEAAQTVKCVSKDLRVVPTGIPGYTRNLFITGNQIRRIGPQSFKGLDNVTTLSLSNNRISEVESHTFSTLRSLRSLDLSSNQLALIHPEAFTVQSGVLRELNLSRALYNHSSITDLATALRWSALEGLLGLDLSSNSLVYLPPRVFSHLSALRRLQLANNSIVSIHNETFSGLEYLEELDLSLNSLKTFQEEGLAELEHLPRAKLNLGQNPYTCSCGIEPFAAWLNTSQGRVVEVERLVCVFPVELRNTSLLTAAGLALGCHRGGEGDSLALQTSYVFLGIVLGFVGLMFLFVLYLNRKGIKKRIYDLRDTCREVWEGYHYRYEIDSDPRLAQVSTTADV